In one Watersipora subatra chromosome 6, tzWatSuba1.1, whole genome shotgun sequence genomic region, the following are encoded:
- the LOC137398654 gene encoding CD151 antigen-like translates to MGFCRVICTVLLIFWSCVSMLYALALMGFMAFKIVDHNSAESKPEAFFDLLRELKGEGLYEQLNIVQLNKYTWYACLGLGALVFIAAIIHMISASRKSRCLLGLGTLLMILALLGDAAGLAFRMEAVKSINSTVEVSLNQSIVERYGHPDFDNITDAWNLFGEKVDCCGIFSGKDFEAAKNWQGEIVASIPPCGKKINTGCGKTIHSTYVTLDDIWLAVVMGVKMLILLITLMHTICVCNFGFRSKSNYPTESGSYTPVEMR, encoded by the exons TTATATGCCCTCGCACTTATGGGATTCATGGCGTTCAAAATAGTTGACCATAACTCAGCAGAGAGTAAGCCTGAGGCCTTCTTTGATTTGTTGAGAGAACTGAAGGGAGAGGGACTTTATGAACAGCTCAACATAGTACAACTAAACAAG TATACATGGTACGCTTGTCTCGGACTCGGAGCCCTTGTCTTTATAGCCGCAATTATTCATATGATATCAGCCAGCAGAAAGTCCAGATGTCTACTGGGTTTG GGTACCCTTCTAATGATTTTGGCGCTGTTAGGTGACGCAGCTGGCCTTGCTTTTAGAATGGAGGCTGTAAAATCA atAAACTCAACAGTAGAAGTATCTCTTAACCAAAGCATCGTCGAGAGGTATGGTCACCCTGACTTTGACAACATTACTGATGCTTGGAACCTTTTTGGAGAAAAG GTCGATTGTTGTGGAATCTTCAGTGGAAAAGATTTTGAGGCAGCTAAAAACTGGCAAGGAGAGATTGTAGCCTCAATTCCACCTTGCGGTAAAAAGATTAATACA GGCTGTGGGAAGACAATACATTCTACATATGTTACTCTTGATGACATATGGCTAGCGGTAGTCATGGGAGTCAAGATGCTTATTTTA CTTATCACTCTGATGCACACCATATGCGTCTGCAACTTTGGATTTCGTTCAAAGAGCAATTACCCTACGGAGTCAGGCTCTTACACCCCGGTAGAGATGAGGTGA